AATGAATGCACAAAATATTTGGATTGGCTCTACACAGGAAAACACAAGGGTGTTGTTTACAGAATTATACAATTTGGGAACTGTTTTTCTAAAAATAACAGTATCGCTCATAAAATTCTGGATCAGTCTGGATGAAATGCCTAAAAATAACCGTATCATTCACAAAATTCTGGATctgtctgaatgaaatgcctaaaaATAACCGTATCACTCACATAATTCTGGATcagtctgaatgaaatgcctaaaaATAACAGTATCACTCACAAAATTCTGGATCTGTCTGGATGAAATGCCTAAAAATAACCGTATCATTCACAAAATTCTGGATctgtctgaatgaaatgcctaaaaATAACCGTATCACTCACATAATTCTGGATcagtctgaatgaaatgcctaaaaATAACAGTATCACTCACATAATTCTGGATcagtctgaatgaaatgcctaaaaATAACTGTATCACTCACAAAATTCTGGATCTGTCTAAATAAAATGCCTAAAAATAACAGTATCACTCACATAATTCTGGATcagtctgaatgaaatgcctaaaaATAACAGTATCACTCACATAATTCTGGATcagtctgaatgaaatgcctaaaaATAACTGTATCACTCACAAAATTCTGGATCTGTCTGAATAAAATGCCTAAAAATAACTGTATCACTCACAAAATTCTGGATCTGTCTGAATAAAATGCCTAAAAATAACTGTATCACTCACAAAATTCTGGATCTGTCTGAATAAAATGCCTAAAAATAACTGTATCACTCACAAAATACTGGATCAGTCTGGATGAAATGCCTAAAAATAACAGTATCACTCACATAATTCTGGATcagtctgaatgaaatgcctaaaaATAACAGTATCACTCACAAAATTCTGGATcagtctgaatgaaatgcctaaaaATAACAGTATCACTCACAAAATTCTGGATcagtctgaatgaaatgcctaaaaATAACAGTATCACTCACATAATTCTGGATCTGTCTGAATAAAATGCCTAAAAATAACTGTATCACTCACAAAATTCTGGATCTGTCTGAATAAAATGCCTAAAAATAACTGTATCACTCACAAAATTCTGGATCTGTCTGAATAAAATGCCTAAAAATAACTGTATCACTCACAAAATTCTGGATCTGTCTGAATAAAATGCCTAAAAATAACTGTATCACTCACAAAATACTGGATCAGTCTGGATGAAATGCCTAAAAATAACAGTATCACTCACATAATTCTGGATcagtctgaatgaaatgcctaaaaATAACAGTATCACTCACAAAATTCTGGATCAGTCTGGATGAAATGCCTAAAAATAACAGTATCACTCACATAATTCTGGATcagtctgaatgaaatgcctaaaaATAACAGTATCACTCACAAAATACTGGATCAGTCTGGATGAAATGCCTAAAAATAACAGTATCACTCACAAAATACTGGATCAGTCTGGATGAAATGCCTAAAAATAACCGTATCACTCACAAAATTCTGGATctgtctgaatgaaatgcctaaaaATAACAGTATCACTCACAAAATACTGGATCAGTCTGGATGAAATGCCTAAAAATAACCGTATCACTCACAAAATACTGGATCAGTCTGGATGAAATGCCTAAAAATAACAGTATCACTCACATAATTCTGGATcagtctgaatgaaatgcctaaaaTAACAGTATCACTCACATAATTCTGGATcagtctgaatgaaatgcctaaaaATAACAGTATCACTCACAAAATTCTGGATCTGTCTGGATGAAGTGCCTAAAATAACAGTATCACTCACAAAATTCTGGATCAGTCTGGATGAAAAGCCTATAAGATACATAATTTTGCATATGCAGTTAAATGCGTCTCCATGTAGACATGGCAGTAAGTAAACATGACAGTAAGTTTACTGGTGTCTTCAAATGGCCTCCATGTTCATCAGAAACCAATTCAATAGAGTATGTTTGGAATGTAGTAAAATGGGAGacttgcatcatggatgtgcagtggACAAATCTACAACAACTGTCAAGTATTAGCCAAAATTTCCAACAGTTCTGAAGTGGGTACTAGGAAGTGGCCAGtcagtgtgtgtattttaaagggatagtttacccaaaaatgaaaagttactcactatttactctccctcaagtcgtttcaaacttttatgcgtttctttcttctgctgaacaccaaagaagttattttgaagaaagctatttccatagtaggaaaaacaaatactattaaagACAATAGTTTCAGGTTCATccaaatatcctcttttgtgttctaaagtcaaacagatttggaataagtaaagggtgagtaaataatgacagaattttcagttttgggtgaactaactctttaattaaccatttttataaacttttttcaatatttaattgacccccccccccccctcccgcACTTACCACAGCCTCTCAATACAACAGTCTGGGCTTCTCAGAACTAGGGACAACACAGCTGCTCCCTCTGAACCAAGAGGATTCTGACCTAAACTTTAGgcaaaaaaacatgcacaaaatattacaaaacccaaaacataatatttaacaaCAGGTGCATTGTGTCTGCCTAAAAACACTACGCCTACGGTATCTACCTCAGTGTTGAAAAAAGAGGAAGGACTGGTAAGAGTCTGCGTATTCCATCAGCATCAAGTCCTTGAGCGTCCAAATGTAAAACCTGCAGGTCTGGGCTGAGCTGTAAGAGGAAAGCCAGCTCACTCCAGTCCCTATTTACTGAACTAGACTGATCTGAGGCCTGCTGTGAAAGAACTTTCATCCAACCCTGTAGGCGCTGTGACAGACCTGGGTCCTGGGCCTCGTACAGACAATGACAAACATTGACCTGCCTCTCCGGGCACAGGGTGGAGCTCTGGAGCTGAGAGTGTAACAGATGGAGCAGGAAAGGAGGAGTCAGGTCTGGAGAGGGCTCGCAACGGAGCAGATGCATTTTGGGCTCATCAGGGAAAAATCCATTTAGAATCCGACGTGTCCTGGGAACCAGCAGGCCACAAACAAATCTGCAGAAGAAAAATAAGAGCTTAGTGAAATGCAGTCGTCAAAATCAAGCTGAATATTTCAAAAAGTTGGccaaatgtattatattaaagcaggggtgttcaaacttggTGCTGCAGtactggtgtcctgcagattttagctccaacttgtcttaACACACCtgtaaggatgtttctagaaagcctagtaagagcttgattagctagcccagacGTGTCTGATTGGGATTGGAACTAAATTTACGACACCTGTGTGGTGGGAAATTGAGTCCCCCCTGCAATCAAGTCTGCTTGCGATACCTTGTTGTGTGGTTATTCAGAGCTGCATTATCTTATTGTAGCCAGGAGACTAACGGTAGGGGTATGATTATGCTAGCACATAAGCTAACTGGACTAACTAAGCAGTATAAAAGATAACGTTAAATGCTCATTTTCATAACTCATGCATGCCTTTAATTATACATAAGTATACGAAAGGGTCAATATAACGCTTGTACATGGCATTTTAATGGTGAAATGAAATAGTCGCgctttttacattatataaattatgaaCATGATTTCATATACTGTACTTTATAATTAGGCAGTACAAACTTTATCTATTACAACTCAAGTAAAACAATAGGATCACTCGGGGTCCTTTAGGCTAACCCAATTCTCAGGGGGGACTCacctggaaccacttgagggtgagttaaggctaatttatacttctgcattgagtgatcaCCATGACCCATGGCGCATGGCTTGCGCAttagttgtgcatttatagttctgcgtgctgtttgtgttgctctgcaataacacttcaggagaagctggcagtaggtgtttatgttcctctgtgttgagtttcttcgccgGTGATTTAtgttttctgaacactaccttaatgtagatGTAGCTAAACTCGCTTATTTTGAAGCTGGAACCATCGGACATGCAACaagtttaatcataaggtaaacacaaaacaaaagtttccatatgGAGCTCCTTCACAAGAGTCGactcttgtaaacactcgctccatcgggcttgtGACTCTCAGCACTGCCTACACTCGTCACAGTTACCAagctggccaatcacagagcttgtgctatgcatcattgcgacatgtagttacatatTTTTAAGAGGTGTGCATCAGCGTTGGCGTCAAACACAGCAAGGGCTGTGCGACCGCACGAAGGCTGTGCCGGAGCATCCATGTACGCTTGACACATAAGTTTTAATCAGCCTTAAATAGtaaataaactttcatttttggctgaactatccctttaaaagaaaacaaaaggaaaaagtgtcaatataaaaattaattaattttattataagtGTCTTTTTAAAAGGTACCTGCAGAAAAGATCCATGTGTCCAGACTGATGTTGTTCCCCACAGCGAAGTGCCTTCTTAATACGTCTGCAGAAGAGACGCCGCGGCCTGCTGAATTTGTTGACAGCTGATCCCATTTGTTTAAGCGCAGACTGAAGATATCGGCCTGTTCTTGGTTTGAGGCCTGAAAATGCATCAGACCCTGAGAGTGACTGTAGAACATAGTACAAGGCAGCCAGAAACTCCTGCACACTGGTGTGGAGGAAATGAAAGCCCTTTTCTAAGGTGAGGGATGCTCTATCCTCTTTAAGGATCTCAAAGAGGAACACCTGTGAGAGTTTGGTGCTATCCAGATTAAAAGAGTTTATATCGGAGCTTTCAAAGATGAATCGTCTCTCCAGGAGGCCTTTGAAGGCCATCGCCCCTAGACTTTTGAGTACTGGCTGCATTTCAGCCAGGACATGAGAAGCATGCTGAAGCCTGGTGTGATGGGAGCCCTCGCTTCGCCCTTGGGCATGGAACAGCATGATGGATTTAACAAAGCAGCAGTAGATCTCAGTGATTGTGACAGGTTTGGAGCTCACTTCAGAAGGTACCTGTAGGTCAGCTTTATCAAGGCCTTCTTGATCTCCTGACTTGGCATTTACAGGATCAGGATAAAGGCAGGAGCCACCATCATGCAAGGCAGTGGACACAATCCAACAGAATGCGGGAATGTGGCACATGAGGAGAAGAGGTTTATGGGAGGACACTGAGGCCCAAACTGCAGCAGCAGCCTCCGGAGAACTGCAGTTCTTCTCAAAGTACTGCTTCTGCTGAACTACAGAGAAACCTAACAGGCTGTAATACTGGCTGACCAGCACCGGAGGAACTTTGGAGACCGCATGAGGCCTTGAGGTGAGGAAAACGGACATGCCTggaagcagatttcccttgatTAAATTGACCACAATGGATTGTATAGGCATCACCCGCTCCGGATCTGAGCATTTGGGAGTGTGCTCGAAATTAAGAGGGTAGCAGAACTCATCCAGACCATCTAGGATGAGTAAAAACTGGGTTGGTTTTGAGTTGAGAAAGTCATGCAGAAAAGGTTTCAGGTGGATGTAGTGATCCGAGAGCAGGTCCTGCAAACTCTGCTCTTGAGTTATGAGGTTTAACTCACGAAAGGACAAAGGTAAGACAATTTTGGGTGAAGTGGTTTCTGCAGCCCACTCTCGCACCAAGCGTCTTACAACCGTGGTTTTTCCACTTCCAGCAACTCCTGACAACATGTTCACACCACTTGATTGACTGGACAGCAGACTTCCGTAAACATCCCTGAAAACGCAGATCTCATCTGCACATGTCCTGAACGCGTCTCCAACTCCGGTTGATTCATGTCGGCATTGAGAAGATGATGCATAACCAGCCTGTCTTGAGAAGGTGATATCAGTCAAGCGCCCGGCCTCATCCTGCCCTAAAGTGTGTCTCCTGATGCTGAGGTAGTCCACCAGGCTGTGCTCCCTTGATAAGATTTCCTTGTGCTTTTTGAGATGTTCTTGTCTGCTGATCTGCCCTATTTGTAAGGTCTCATCTTGAACACTTGGTAGTATGTAGAGAAACGCCCTGCATGATTCTTCTCCTCTGCCAATCAGCACATCCAGCAGAACTCTCATACAGTCCCGCTCGCCTCTAACAGACGAGCCCCTTATGAGACTGAGGTCCTCTTCGGTCAATGCCCCCACATTAAACAACACGTCCAGAAGACGTGTCAAGTGTATGCTGTAGTTCTCCACCAGCTCCACGCGACGCTGTTGAATCTCAGTGCAACAGGCTCTAGCAGCCATCACTTTAAAATGTTACTGGCTATGGGGGATTTTGGGGCCCCTTTATTATGGCCTGGACCCCCTGACTCCAAAATGAAGTCAAATCTAACttgtaaagttattttaaaatgataattaattttaattttatgttaatattagtttTGTACACAATTAATTATTCTATCAGCGTATTCAAATAACCTTTCAGCAATGATACATATCTGTTGAACAAGTCGTGTTTgtcaaagtataaccataacaacAGCACAATAACACAGCGTTTCTCGTTTACGTCGGTATGGGATGGTAAATCGACAAAAAGGTAATGAATGTTGTGTCATTGTTTCTTAACTTACGATGAATCTgtctaaaatatatttactgtcatACCAATAAAACACttaatgtgttatttaaaatgtacttaaCATTACTGAACAAACTCTGACAGGGAAAACAAAAGAACAGCTTGACGCCCAGAAAGTAACCCAACAGACATTCCTCTAAATATCTCTCAATAAAATTCGGCTTACTGTATAACTGGTGTACATCCAAATAGGTATGTTAACAGCtccaaaaccaaaacaaagaaaCGGCTAAATACGCCAATAAACAATCTTACAGTATCACACGCTTCCCCCACTTCCGTAGAATCTCATTGATTCAACTGCGTCTTAAAGTGAAACTATCCTTTGCGGATAATAGCCGTATTCAAGCTATTCATATGATGTGAAACGCATAGGAGAAATATATCGATTACACTACACGAAAGCTACTACTGTAATACACATACTTTTATCGCTGTAGTAAAACGACAACATTTGAGGCGTCCATATGATGGACATGCTCTGTCATTTTCCCCCTCAAGTCACCTGATTTATTGAGCAATAACAAAATACAAGAAGTTGAAGGATCTCCGCCTACGGCCAGAAACACTCGTGCTCTTCTCCGAATCGTCTCCTTTATAATATGTGGCTGGTTTCTGATCACTGACTCGAATTTACAATACACTTAAAGGTTCTATAAAGGAGTTTGCTCTGCCATATGAGAAATTAAtattaggttttgttttttatttatttgttttagttaacCAAAGACCATTTTAGTGAATAgtttattaaaacatgtgttctTAGTGTGAACTGTGAAGAACTACAGTATGTAAATAAACGGTTCAACTTTAAGGTGGCAAGGGACCCGTCCAATCCCAATAAGCCTCAATCGtgtagaccatttcagtgtggtcatgtcattggacCATGAACATTTCCTATCAAACTATtccataactgtaacaagaggcaattcaatcataacaatgttaaaacagcgatttttttggattcttggaagctatagaaattaaaaatataaatcaggaaatatgttgggaccatttttactgtttacatccctcaaaatgctcTCCAGCTCTTTTATAAATGTTCTctcatatgttgtaaaatgtgTCTATAACCCTTAAGGTTTTAACAACATCATGACTTTTCAAAATTGGGAGCCCCCCTGAACAGTGAAACGTTCCTTCTATGCTGTACAtgtttcagacttatacaggactcttaaaaattatatcataataagttatttcttagccacaagttttaaataaattgtcaaaacaagcaaaccctagttgtatacatacacatttattcattcattcattttcttttcggcttagtccctttattaatcagtggtcgccacagcggaatgaaccgccaacttattctgCACGCCATGGATGCCCTTCCCATACACCCATACATACCCATActccactgggaaacacccataaactcttacattcacactcaaacactacggccaatttagcttaatcaattcacctatagcacgtctttggactgtgtgggaaaaccggagcacctggaggaaacccatgcaaacacagggagaacatgcaaactccacacagaaatgccaactgacccagccggggttcgaaccagcgaccttcttgctgtgaggcgattgtgctgcccactgcgccaccgtgccacccatgtAAACCCATTTCACATACAAACCTATAAaatctataataaactaaatgtacgcTCAACAGTCTATCCAGGTCAGTGTTCTTACTATACCCCGACTATAAATACACAGGgaacttttaaacaaacattattgatgataattaaaccatattggtaaatagagcTTTAAATAGAGTTTTGTTCAAAGttctattgagatggattgttggtgattggatgcatgttggcccgattgggtagctttttatggacaaaggaaaattaaaacctatttacaattatttaagacATACAAGTCAAAATGTCagtaaattaaaaactttttatggCCTCAAATTTAGTTTgggaaatttaagacatttaaagacttttttaaaaccccacagacaccctgttaaagaaagtgttaccaaataaacaAAGAACGTATTTCCACTGTAATGTTTTATGGTTCTTAGAATGTAAATGTTCACAGAACTattaatgccaataaagaacctttagtTTTAAGAGTTTAACAGTTTCATTCCTATTTCCTACTGTATTCTAAtaaagtttatatttttaaaaattaaaatattaaaacaaatgaatcatTACTTAGTAATTAATTATTGTGTGCAGTTCAAAATACTTTGAAAACATTTCACGTGGTGAATTTCAAAACACGACAATTCATGTTCTCCTttgcaaataataattattgtcattatcaAATGAAAATTATACATACAGAGATGCAGAGATTATTGTGTCCAAAGTATTAGCACAAAGCCTGAATGATTTAAGTATCAATTGGCCATCACTGTATTTCATCCTATTTCTTATCTTCTCATAGACTCTCTCTAAATCCATTCCTAACATTAGGAGGCTCAATTTTgagattgaattttttttactgaCCTCAATTTTCAAACTAAAGAAACTCTccacttttaaaaaaagttactcagttgagatttaccattttgtaatccattcagccgatcccCAGGTCTGGCAGGAtcacctttagcttagcttagcataaatcattgaatcagattagaccattagcatctcattccaAAAAATTCATAGCAACTTTTCAATTTACGTTGGTCTTAATAAGTGTAACTACAGTAGAGtttagctttaaataggaaaatgatctaaACTCTCTCCGTTCCAAATAATAATTATGGTCATTATCAAATGAAATTATACATAAACCAGACTCTCTGCTTTTAATCAGCTTTAATATGCTCAGATACATTGTCAGTCTGCTTCAAAATGTCATATATATTTTTCcaggtttttttttacacaaaaagtataaaacaaaactcacaaactGTGAATTACATCTCAATTAACGGGCCAAGAGCTTATATGAGTAGTATtgtatttctttgttttaataaatgtcaaaaatagATATTTGCTCTAAATACATGCGGCACTTAACCTTATTCAACCGTGTGTCTTTCTTacagtgtttttcttttctttagcaTCCTCAACTATGACACTGGTGATGATAGGCACATGCTCAATGGCCAAATCAAATAACTGTGCTAGCAACAGCTTTAGGTGCCTGAAATGACACAGTTCACTTTTGGTTTCAAAAATGACATATTACATTTGGTTTTGAGCATTTAGTAGTGCTTTGTTACCTTTTATCTACATATGCACAAACCTGCCTCAGAAAAATAAAGCCAAATTACATATTGTCTGTAGATAACGTACAACTTCCATACTATTAAGGCTAACAACTGACACAAGCTTTATGGTGAATTTAGAGCAATGCTAACATGGAGAAAAGGCATTAATAAGAGAGATTATTGTGTCCAGTGTATTTGGAGCACAAATCCTGAATGATTTAAGAATCAATTGGCCATCACTGTATTTCATCCCATTTCTTTTCTTATCAAAGATACTCTCTAAATCCATTCCTAACATTATGAGGCACAGTTttgagatttaattttttttactgacCTCAATTTTCAAATTAAAGGAACTCTCCACTTTTTTGAagcattttacaagtcccctaaagttaaactgttgagtttgaccattttgTTATCCATTCAGCctatctctgggtctggcaggatcacctttagcttagcttagcataaatcattgaatcagattagaccattagcatctggctCAAAAAAATTCATAGCAACTTTTCAATTTACATTGGTCTtatacacgatgtaactacagaaggatttacattgaattaataaaaaaatattatctctttttaaaaatatttgagcgagatgctactggtctaatccgattcaatgatttatgctaagctaagctaaaagtgctcctttaaacaaaatcaaaaatagtaaaactcaactgtttaactttagagggcttgtaaaatgagcctgtttccaAAATAGAAGTGCTCCTTTAAAGTAGGTAATGAATTATGAATCACAATAGTTAATGTACAACTTCAATACTATTAATGCTAACCACTGATAGAAGCTTCGTGGTGAGCTTAGAGCAATGCTAACTTGGGGAAATGGCATTAATAAGAGAGAATATTGCGTCCAAAGTATTTGGAGCACAAAGCCTGAATGATTTAAGAATCAATTGGCCATCACTGTATTTCATACCATTTCTTTTCTTATCAAAGATACTCTCTAAATCCAATCCTAACATTACAAGGCtcaattttaaaataga
This genomic interval from Danio aesculapii chromosome 15, fDanAes4.1, whole genome shotgun sequence contains the following:
- the si:dkey-118k5.3 gene encoding NLR family CARD domain-containing protein 3, with protein sequence MAARACCTEIQQRRVELVENYSIHLTRLLDVLFNVGALTEEDLSLIRGSSVRGERDCMRVLLDVLIGRGEESCRAFLYILPSVQDETLQIGQISRQEHLKKHKEILSREHSLVDYLSIRRHTLGQDEAGRLTDITFSRQAGYASSSQCRHESTGVGDAFRTCADEICVFRDVYGSLLSSQSSGVNMLSGVAGSGKTTVVRRLVREWAAETTSPKIVLPLSFRELNLITQEQSLQDLLSDHYIHLKPFLHDFLNSKPTQFLLILDGLDEFCYPLNFEHTPKCSDPERVMPIQSIVVNLIKGNLLPGMSVFLTSRPHAVSKVPPVLVSQYYSLLGFSVVQQKQYFEKNCSSPEAAAAVWASVSSHKPLLLMCHIPAFCWIVSTALHDGGSCLYPDPVNAKSGDQEGLDKADLQVPSEVSSKPVTITEIYCCFVKSIMLFHAQGRSEGSHHTRLQHASHVLAEMQPVLKSLGAMAFKGLLERRFIFESSDINSFNLDSTKLSQVFLFEILKEDRASLTLEKGFHFLHTSVQEFLAALYYVLQSLSGSDAFSGLKPRTGRYLQSALKQMGSAVNKFSRPRRLFCRRIKKALRCGEQHQSGHMDLFCRFVCGLLVPRTRRILNGFFPDEPKMHLLRCEPSPDLTPPFLLHLLHSQLQSSTLCPERQVNVCHCLYEAQDPGLSQRLQGWMKVLSQQASDQSSSVNRDWSELAFLLQLSPDLQVLHLDAQGLDADGIRRLLPVLPLFSTLSLGQNPLGSEGAAVLSLVLRSPDCCIERLWVVATGLGCEGLRILAEALKENRTVTDLRMAINKIGDAGAGYLADLLRTNRTLTDIRLRDNLVTDKGAEILMSALKENTTLKYLWLFDNKFTKDGVRKLKEFAKTRPNLDIKVCI